One Drosophila willistoni isolate 14030-0811.24 chromosome XL unlocalized genomic scaffold, UCI_dwil_1.1 Seg142, whole genome shotgun sequence genomic region harbors:
- the LOC6644558 gene encoding uncharacterized protein LOC6644558, whose translation MLDLGNCIKISYQNELSSLVYKSGSTYEEVIAQAASHFGIPEDEQFALVLSNGKGGYIFEPRLFEYFILLFPSPEIVFHLRVDYQKLRRGVNKAIKRKRQEDEESASQDQLASEMNKDRQMDYPDYVFVYRQNCFLGALPSTCAAPVRRQNCFLREQLQQQHQQQQHVRKEDDDDDEDEQELIIEEQEPQRYSPPKAKRLRIQHSGKESHSRRRSTNSLLSANTNPGRSIRI comes from the exons atgTTGGATCTGGGGAACTGCATAAAGATCAGTTATCAAAACGAATTGAGCTCTCTCGTTTATAAGTCGGGCAGCACTTACGAAGAGGTCATAGCACAAG CCGCTTCGCATTTTGGTATCCCAGAGGATGAACAATTTGCTTTGGTCCTGAGCAATGGCAAGGGTGGCTACATTTTTGAGCCTCGTCTCTTTGAATATTTCATCTTACTCTTTCCATCGCCGGAGATTGTGTTTCATCTACGTGTGGACTACCAGAAATTGCGACGCGGTGTTAACAAGGCGATAAAACGTAAGCGTCAGGAAGATGAGGAGTCGGCCAGTCAAGACCAATTGGCATCCGAGATGAACAAGGACAGGCAGATGGATTACCCGGATTATGTTTTTGTGTATCGTCAGAATTGTTTTCTAGGCGCTTTGCCATCCACCTGTGCTGCTCCTGTTCGACGGCAAAACTGTTTTCTACGTGAGCAGctacagcagcaacatcaacaacaacaacatgtgCGAaaagaagatgatgatgatgatgaggatgagcAGGAGCTGATTATAGAGGAACAAGAACCGCAACGGTACTCGCCTCCCAAGGCCAAACGTTTGCGTATACAACATTCTGGGAAGGAATCGCATTCTCGGCGCCGTTCTACCAATTCATTATTATCCGCCAACACCAATCCAGGCCGTTCCATACGTATTTAA